TTTCTCTACACAAGAAAGAGGGGCATAGTGCTCTTTGGATGAAGAAGTgcatgattctgatgaagactCTTCGCTGTCATACCGACTCTCTTCTTCAGACTCATAATACCTATTATTCACATTATATTCTGATGTCCTTCTTGGATCCTCCTTTGCTTTCATCCCGTTCTTCCAGTTTATGTAATAAATTTCCCCCGTCTGTAAGACGGCTAAGTAGTCAATTATTCATTCATTCACACTCGCTTCAAAATAGATATGATCTTTTCAGTTCAATAACTAACAAATTTAGACAAAATATACAACCCACCCAAGAACTTATCAATTTCAACCCCTTCCATCAGAATTTCAGAATAGGATATATTAAAGGAAAGAAAGTAAAAACACCATACTCGATCGATCTAATATTTACTTTGTAATATAAATTTCACTTTGATTCCTCCCTCTTCCCTAATAAGAGAACATAACCTACATATATGCTATGTATGATTCTACGGATGGTCAAACCAACCTAGAAAAGTTTCCCCTTCCTCATAAAGGAAaaggagaggaagagagagaggaaGAAACAAGAGAAAATTGCAAAAtcaaggggaggggaggggaaaattgagaaaaagagaagaattGAACCTTTAAATCTAGGCATTGTTCCCAATGGTGTGGGAGTGAGATGTGGGAATTGAGCTCTAAAGTGGTGTCAGAGTTGGAGAAATGATTATCCAGTGGCACCGGCACATCATCTGAGCTGGATGAGATTCCTATGCCTACATCTGCATCTACATCTGCATCAGTGGTTGGGTCGTCTTCCCTACAGCTTGTCTGGTGGTTTAAGGAACAATTTTTAAGAGACCTCTCTAAGGAAGCAGTCATCGCCTCCATATCTGGACCTGCCAACAACAATTAATGAATGAAAACCATTATCTGATTAAGAAaagattgttatttttttttatttgcaaaGAGGATTTGATTTTAGCATTTTATGATAAATTCTTAACAATATTGGAGAAAGTAATTTTGAGATTttcttaagaaaataattagtTAGGAAGAACAAATAATAATTGCAACCCCTAAGTATTCATATTTTAATAGCTAATAGCAATTAAATCCATACAATTGTACCAAAAACGGAACTAAGCCATGATTCAAATAAAAAAGGCCCATAATGCTATGAAGAAACCAACGAAAAAACAAACAGCAGACCCaacaaaaaggagaaaaaatggtaaagaacataaaaagaaacaaacaatTCATTCCCCTTTacacgttctctctctctctgcttctgtttctgtttctgtttcgtttcttcctctttttcctgttctttttcttttcttctctgaAACCTAGCTACCTCACTACACCACAACACCAAGGCCGCAGCCGTAATACTCGGGTTCAACATCTGCTTAGTGATGATTTTGGCGGAGGCAGACCAGATCCGGTGGGAAAGAGGATTGGTGAGATATTACCTTCCTCTTTTCTGCATTTAAGTGTTAGTTTAGCATAGTTCAATTTCTCAGTGTAAATGTCTAagataattgatttttttttctttgctgTGCATGAATTTTTTCCTATCTCATTTTTATTACTCTAAGAATGGAGAAGGAACagcaaaatgaaatgaaaataaaGGGAAAGATTTGAAACAAAACAGTAAAGACAAGTCTATAATTATTTAGGATACATGAGCAGCAACAATGACATATTAAAGTAATGCCATAGTAGAGTAGAGTGATGAGGAGAAATACCTATATCTCTATGTAAGCCAGCCACAAACACCGATCCACAGCAAAACTCTTTCGTTCCTAGCTTCAgaatttttaatgaattttttaaGTGTATCCAATCCTTGGTCCTTGAGGAAAATAAAACACCTTGTACTTATAGGAGGACCCTTTACCCCAAAAGTGGGGTTCAATGGTTCCATATGCTGACCctttttttttatgcttttCCATGAGATATTACTAAAAAATGAGCCAACCCAAAGCCCACTAATGAAACACACCACTACTCACCTCCATCGATTTGGTTTCCAAGAATTATATTTCTACTATACATACTACATGATGTATACCGCCACAGCCCATAGGCACATTAACAACCACATTAAACGGGACTATGTATTAATGTAGGCACGTTTAGTGACTgaaagacttttttttttgttacagaggAAATAAGTGACTGAAAGACTAACAATGCATGAATGAAGGACCAATTATTTTCCTATTTTCACAGTATAAATATCCAGTCCTTTCATATATTGCATTCTTTCCCTTTTAATGTACAGTTGTCACATATGCTTTGTCTGGTACAACAGTGAACCGCTACCTCCTGCCACTGTCACTGCGGCTTTTATCCATAGATTCCCTGCTGTCGTCTAAAAGAAAAGATTCCTTTGTGTTCAGAGACCAGCAATGCCTATGAGACACAACCAGAGCTCACAGTCCTTTTGGACCATGTATCTCCATTCGTCTTGCTTTGAGAAAAGAAACCTCCACTTTCTCTATCTTCCaatctaattaattaatttggaatttttttctgAGTAGATAAACAGCACAAACAGCATCACATCTTGCGTTGTTTAAAGTGTTTTTTAGTTGAGAATGCCCAAATTCTAGTGCTTaagttattaattattttagtttcaaaaaaaattaattatttt
This is a stretch of genomic DNA from Lotus japonicus ecotype B-129 chromosome 1, LjGifu_v1.2. It encodes these proteins:
- the LOC130731378 gene encoding protein CURLY FLAG LEAF 1-like isoform X2, which codes for MEAMTASLERSLKNCSLNHQTSCREDDPTTDADVDADVGIGISSSSDDVPVPLDNHFSNSDTTLELNSHISLPHHWEQCLDLKTGEIYYINWKNGMKAKEDPRRTSEYNVNNRYYESEEESRYDSEESSSESCTSSSKEHYAPLSCVEKQNVLVVAGCKSCLMYFMVPKQVEDCPKCSGQLLHFDRSENGSP
- the LOC130731378 gene encoding protein CURLY FLAG LEAF 1-like isoform X1, which translates into the protein MNCPDMEAMTASLERSLKNCSLNHQTSCREDDPTTDADVDADVGIGISSSSDDVPVPLDNHFSNSDTTLELNSHISLPHHWEQCLDLKTGEIYYINWKNGMKAKEDPRRTSEYNVNNRYYESEEESRYDSEESSSESCTSSSKEHYAPLSCVEKQNVLVVAGCKSCLMYFMVPKQVEDCPKCSGQLLHFDRSENGSP